In Callospermophilus lateralis isolate mCalLat2 chromosome 19, mCalLat2.hap1, whole genome shotgun sequence, the following are encoded in one genomic region:
- the Hs3st6 gene encoding heparan sulfate glucosamine 3-O-sulfotransferase 6 isoform X1, with the protein MAGSGGLGGGSGDGQGTGSGQGPPLRAPRALLALVALVLGAYCLCALLGHCPPAARAPALAPARIELTSPARRPGAPGLPVASGSGLRRFPQALIVGVKKGGTRALLEFLRLHPDVRALGSEPHFFDRCYDRGLAWYRSLMPRTLDGQITMEKTPSYFVTREAPRRIHSMSPDTKLIVVVRNPVTRAISDYAQTLSKTPGLPSFRALAFRHGLGPVDTAWSAIRIGLYAQHLENWLRYFPLSHFLFVSGERLVSDPAGEVGRVQDFLGLKRVVTDKHFYFNATKGFPCLKKAQGSSRPRCLGKSKGRPHPRVPQAVVQRLQDFYRPFNRKFYQMTSQDFGWD; encoded by the exons ATGGCAGGTAGCGGCGGCCTGGGCGGCGGGTCCGGGGACGGCCAGGGCACCGGGTCTGGGCAGGGGCCCCCACTGAGGGCGCCCCGCGCGCTGCTGGCGCTGGTGGCTCTGGTGCTCGGCGCCTACTGCCTCTGCGCCCTCCTCGGCCACTGCCCGCCAGCCGCCCGTGCCCCGGCCCTGGCCCCGGCGCGCATAGAGTTGACCAGTCCTGCCCGTCGCCCTGGAGCGCCAGGTCTGCCGGTGGCCAGCGGTTCGGGTCTCCGGCGCTTTCCGCAGGCGCTCATTGTGGGCGTGAAGAAGGGTGGCACGCGCGCCCTGCTCGAGTTTCTGCGGCTGCACCCCGACGTCCGTGCTCTGGGCTCGGAGCCCCACTTCTTCGATAGGTGCTATGATCGCGGACTCGCTTGGTATCG GAGCCTGATGCCACGTACCTTAGATGGCCAGATCACCATGGAGAAGACCCCCAGCTACTTTGTGACACGGGAGGCCCCCCGCCGCATCCACAGCATGTCCCCAGACACGAAGCTGATCGTGGTGGTGCGGAACCCAGTGACCAGGGCCATCTCTGACTACGCCCAGACACTCTCCAAGACCCCCGGCCTGCCCAGCTTCCGCGCCTTGGCCTTCCGCCATGGCCTGGGCCCCGTGGACACGGCCTGGAGCGCCATTCGCATTGGCCTCTATGCCCAGCACTTGGAGAACTGGCTGCGCTACTTCCCTTTGTCCCATTTTCTTTTTGTCAGTGGTGAGCGCCTGGTCAGCGATCCGGCAGGAGAGGTCGGGCGCGTGCAGGACTTCCTGGGCCTCAAACGGGTTGTCACGGACAAGCATTTCTACTTCAATGCCACCAAGGGCTTCCCCTGCCTCAAGAAGGCCCAGGGTAGCAGCCGCCCCCGCTGCCTGGGCAAGTCCAAGGGCAGGCCCCACCCCCGTGTACCTCAGGCTGTGGTCCAGCGCCTGCAGGACTTCTACCGGCCCTTCAACCGCAAGTTCTACCAGATGACCAGCCAGGACTTTGGCTGGGACTGA
- the Hs3st6 gene encoding heparan sulfate glucosamine 3-O-sulfotransferase 6 isoform X3, producing the protein MFRTRSLMPRTLDGQITMEKTPSYFVTREAPRRIHSMSPDTKLIVVVRNPVTRAISDYAQTLSKTPGLPSFRALAFRHGLGPVDTAWSAIRIGLYAQHLENWLRYFPLSHFLFVSGERLVSDPAGEVGRVQDFLGLKRVVTDKHFYFNATKGFPCLKKAQGSSRPRCLGKSKGRPHPRVPQAVVQRLQDFYRPFNRKFYQMTSQDFGWD; encoded by the exons atgttcagaaccag GAGCCTGATGCCACGTACCTTAGATGGCCAGATCACCATGGAGAAGACCCCCAGCTACTTTGTGACACGGGAGGCCCCCCGCCGCATCCACAGCATGTCCCCAGACACGAAGCTGATCGTGGTGGTGCGGAACCCAGTGACCAGGGCCATCTCTGACTACGCCCAGACACTCTCCAAGACCCCCGGCCTGCCCAGCTTCCGCGCCTTGGCCTTCCGCCATGGCCTGGGCCCCGTGGACACGGCCTGGAGCGCCATTCGCATTGGCCTCTATGCCCAGCACTTGGAGAACTGGCTGCGCTACTTCCCTTTGTCCCATTTTCTTTTTGTCAGTGGTGAGCGCCTGGTCAGCGATCCGGCAGGAGAGGTCGGGCGCGTGCAGGACTTCCTGGGCCTCAAACGGGTTGTCACGGACAAGCATTTCTACTTCAATGCCACCAAGGGCTTCCCCTGCCTCAAGAAGGCCCAGGGTAGCAGCCGCCCCCGCTGCCTGGGCAAGTCCAAGGGCAGGCCCCACCCCCGTGTACCTCAGGCTGTGGTCCAGCGCCTGCAGGACTTCTACCGGCCCTTCAACCGCAAGTTCTACCAGATGACCAGCCAGGACTTTGGCTGGGACTGA
- the Hs3st6 gene encoding heparan sulfate glucosamine 3-O-sulfotransferase 6 isoform X2 translates to MAGSGGLGGGSGDGQGTGSGQGPPLRAPRALLALVALVLGAYCLCALLGHCPPAARAPALAPARIELTSPARRPGAPGLPVASGSGLRRFPQALIVGVKKGGTRALLEFLRLHPDVRALGSEPHFFDRSLMPRTLDGQITMEKTPSYFVTREAPRRIHSMSPDTKLIVVVRNPVTRAISDYAQTLSKTPGLPSFRALAFRHGLGPVDTAWSAIRIGLYAQHLENWLRYFPLSHFLFVSGERLVSDPAGEVGRVQDFLGLKRVVTDKHFYFNATKGFPCLKKAQGSSRPRCLGKSKGRPHPRVPQAVVQRLQDFYRPFNRKFYQMTSQDFGWD, encoded by the exons ATGGCAGGTAGCGGCGGCCTGGGCGGCGGGTCCGGGGACGGCCAGGGCACCGGGTCTGGGCAGGGGCCCCCACTGAGGGCGCCCCGCGCGCTGCTGGCGCTGGTGGCTCTGGTGCTCGGCGCCTACTGCCTCTGCGCCCTCCTCGGCCACTGCCCGCCAGCCGCCCGTGCCCCGGCCCTGGCCCCGGCGCGCATAGAGTTGACCAGTCCTGCCCGTCGCCCTGGAGCGCCAGGTCTGCCGGTGGCCAGCGGTTCGGGTCTCCGGCGCTTTCCGCAGGCGCTCATTGTGGGCGTGAAGAAGGGTGGCACGCGCGCCCTGCTCGAGTTTCTGCGGCTGCACCCCGACGTCCGTGCTCTGGGCTCGGAGCCCCACTTCTTCGATAG GAGCCTGATGCCACGTACCTTAGATGGCCAGATCACCATGGAGAAGACCCCCAGCTACTTTGTGACACGGGAGGCCCCCCGCCGCATCCACAGCATGTCCCCAGACACGAAGCTGATCGTGGTGGTGCGGAACCCAGTGACCAGGGCCATCTCTGACTACGCCCAGACACTCTCCAAGACCCCCGGCCTGCCCAGCTTCCGCGCCTTGGCCTTCCGCCATGGCCTGGGCCCCGTGGACACGGCCTGGAGCGCCATTCGCATTGGCCTCTATGCCCAGCACTTGGAGAACTGGCTGCGCTACTTCCCTTTGTCCCATTTTCTTTTTGTCAGTGGTGAGCGCCTGGTCAGCGATCCGGCAGGAGAGGTCGGGCGCGTGCAGGACTTCCTGGGCCTCAAACGGGTTGTCACGGACAAGCATTTCTACTTCAATGCCACCAAGGGCTTCCCCTGCCTCAAGAAGGCCCAGGGTAGCAGCCGCCCCCGCTGCCTGGGCAAGTCCAAGGGCAGGCCCCACCCCCGTGTACCTCAGGCTGTGGTCCAGCGCCTGCAGGACTTCTACCGGCCCTTCAACCGCAAGTTCTACCAGATGACCAGCCAGGACTTTGGCTGGGACTGA